In Rhodococcus rhodochrous, a single genomic region encodes these proteins:
- a CDS encoding MerR family transcriptional regulator, with protein MRISELAERCGVPLPTVKYYLREGLLMPGVATSVTSATYDDRHVRRLGLVRALAAQGLPLEKIKTVVDLVDNPRDDLFVELGHAIAALPPYVEDSAGPDYPRARRLLERLGQIYDPRFAAVAQLEHALAALEAAGLRMDDRRIDAYGRHVRAIAEVDLELLPTHSREATVEAAVLGTALYEPVLTAMRRLAHQHLAARVFGSGESPTTGADQAPNDDQEQQ; from the coding sequence GTGCGTATCTCGGAACTCGCCGAGCGCTGCGGCGTACCGCTGCCGACGGTGAAGTACTACCTGCGTGAAGGGCTGCTCATGCCGGGCGTGGCAACGAGCGTCACCTCGGCGACCTACGACGACCGGCACGTCCGCCGCCTGGGTCTGGTCCGCGCTCTCGCCGCACAGGGCCTGCCCCTCGAGAAGATCAAGACCGTCGTGGATCTCGTCGACAACCCGCGCGACGACCTGTTCGTCGAACTCGGCCACGCCATCGCCGCGCTGCCGCCCTACGTCGAGGACTCGGCCGGTCCCGACTATCCCCGCGCCCGCCGCCTGCTCGAGCGCCTCGGCCAGATCTACGACCCGCGGTTCGCGGCCGTGGCGCAACTCGAACATGCGCTCGCAGCCCTCGAGGCCGCCGGCCTGCGGATGGACGACCGCCGGATCGACGCCTACGGCCGGCACGTCCGCGCCATCGCCGAAGTCGACCTCGAGTTGCTGCCGACGCACTCCCGGGAGGCCACCGTGGAAGCGGCCGTGCTCGGGACGGCCCTGTACGAACCGGTCCTCACGGCCATGCGCCGACTGGCCCACCAGCATCTCGCCGCCCGCGTGTTCGGGTCCGGTGAATCTCCCACGACCGGCGCCGATCAGGCCCCGAACGACGACCAGGAGCAGCAATGA